In Rhodanobacter denitrificans, a single window of DNA contains:
- the hsdR gene encoding EcoAI/FtnUII family type I restriction enzme subunit R: MTTTRRQIFENLTLARGRELASLFELDGLSSLSKDALVEALSRERSLEPEKVLCALSRDELTSICEALGLDTSGREKQLLIDRLLKHDAGTRERAAIYAISQEPASGTSPKGMNKKALTEADIRTKFITPALDKDKHGSWDVMTQLLEEHYFTKGRVIVRGQTVHRGEAKKADFILFYKPNIPIAVIEAKDNNHAVGDGMQQALDYAETLDLPFAYSSNGDAFLEHDRTPGANPVEREIRLDQFPNPDELWQRFSASKGYSKQQESITTYDYYDDGSGKQPRYYQVNAINRTVDAIARGEDRILLVMATGTGKTYTAFQIIWRLWKSGAKKRILFLVDRNILADQTKTNDFKPFGQAMTKITNRTVDKSYEIYLSLYQAVTGTEEASNIYKQFSPDFFDLIIVDECHRGSAAADAAWRQVLEYFASATQIGLTATPKETKDVSNIEYFGEPIYTYSLRQGITDGFLAPYKVVRIGLDKDLDGWRPEAGKLDKYGFEIEDREYNERDMDRNLVLDKRTELVAAKITEFLKATNRYAKTIVFCENIDHAERMRQALVNANPDLAAANSKYVMRITGDNNEGKAQLDNFIDPESTYPVIATTSQLMSTGVDAQTCHLIVLDKRINSMTEFKQIIGRGTRINEDYNKLFFTIMDFKRATALFADPGFDGDPVQIYEPREGDPVVPPDEPTGAGEEEPTDGIVVDPPPPVGPGGDPEPPKRYYVDDVEVSVAIERVQYLDADGRLITESLTDYTRKTVHKSFATLDDFLTRWNSADQKNALIKELAAQGIFLDELAAQVGADYDAFDLICHVAYNQPPLTRQERADGVKKRDVFGKYGDKARAVLEALLKKYADRGIQTMESMEILNVDPLRDFGTPIEIVQLFGGKAAYRAAIHHLENALYATAA, encoded by the coding sequence ATGACCACGACTCGGCGGCAGATATTCGAGAATCTGACCTTGGCACGCGGACGGGAGTTGGCCTCGCTGTTCGAGTTGGATGGCTTGTCCAGCCTGAGCAAGGATGCCTTGGTTGAAGCGCTAAGCCGCGAGCGGAGTCTTGAGCCTGAAAAGGTGCTCTGCGCACTCAGCCGGGATGAATTGACATCCATTTGCGAGGCCCTTGGCCTGGATACCTCCGGCCGGGAAAAGCAGTTGTTGATCGACCGCCTGCTGAAGCATGACGCTGGCACTCGTGAACGGGCAGCGATCTATGCCATCAGCCAGGAACCGGCGAGCGGCACAAGCCCCAAGGGCATGAACAAGAAAGCCCTCACCGAGGCGGACATCCGCACCAAATTCATCACCCCCGCACTCGACAAGGACAAGCACGGTTCATGGGACGTCATGACCCAGCTCCTCGAAGAGCACTACTTCACCAAAGGTCGCGTCATCGTGCGGGGGCAGACCGTCCATCGCGGCGAGGCCAAGAAGGCCGACTTCATCCTCTTCTACAAACCAAACATCCCGATCGCTGTCATTGAGGCCAAAGACAACAACCATGCGGTCGGCGACGGCATGCAGCAGGCACTCGACTACGCCGAAACTCTGGACCTTCCCTTTGCCTACAGCTCAAACGGCGACGCCTTCCTCGAGCACGACCGCACGCCTGGTGCGAATCCCGTCGAACGGGAAATACGCCTCGATCAATTCCCGAACCCCGACGAGCTCTGGCAACGATTCAGCGCATCGAAGGGCTACTCCAAGCAGCAAGAAAGCATCACTACCTACGACTATTACGACGACGGCAGTGGCAAGCAGCCGCGCTACTACCAGGTCAATGCCATAAATCGCACGGTCGACGCGATTGCGAGGGGGGAGGATCGCATCCTCCTCGTCATGGCCACCGGCACCGGGAAGACGTATACGGCCTTCCAAATCATCTGGCGTCTTTGGAAATCAGGCGCCAAGAAGCGCATCCTTTTCCTCGTCGATCGAAACATCCTCGCCGACCAGACCAAGACCAACGACTTCAAGCCGTTTGGTCAGGCGATGACCAAGATCACCAATCGCACCGTCGATAAGTCCTACGAGATATACCTCTCCCTCTACCAGGCCGTCACCGGCACCGAGGAAGCGAGCAACATCTACAAGCAGTTCTCCCCGGATTTCTTCGATCTGATCATCGTCGACGAATGCCATCGCGGTAGCGCTGCCGCCGATGCGGCATGGCGTCAAGTGCTCGAGTACTTCGCTTCTGCCACCCAGATCGGCCTGACCGCTACACCGAAGGAGACAAAGGATGTTTCCAATATCGAATACTTCGGCGAGCCCATCTACACGTACTCGCTGCGCCAGGGCATCACGGACGGTTTCCTCGCGCCTTACAAAGTTGTCCGCATCGGTCTCGACAAGGACCTCGACGGCTGGCGGCCGGAAGCGGGCAAGCTCGACAAGTACGGCTTCGAGATCGAGGACCGCGAATACAACGAGCGCGACATGGATCGCAACCTTGTCCTCGACAAGCGCACCGAACTGGTCGCTGCGAAGATCACGGAGTTTCTGAAAGCGACCAACCGCTACGCCAAGACCATCGTGTTCTGCGAAAACATCGATCACGCCGAACGCATGCGGCAGGCATTGGTCAACGCCAATCCCGACTTGGCGGCTGCAAACAGCAAATACGTCATGCGCATTACCGGCGACAACAATGAGGGCAAGGCGCAGCTGGACAACTTCATCGACCCCGAATCCACGTACCCGGTCATCGCCACCACTTCACAGCTCATGTCGACGGGAGTGGACGCGCAGACTTGCCATCTCATCGTTCTCGACAAGCGCATCAACAGCATGACCGAGTTCAAGCAGATCATCGGTCGTGGTACCCGCATCAATGAGGACTACAACAAGCTCTTCTTCACCATCATGGATTTCAAGCGCGCCACCGCGCTCTTCGCCGATCCCGGCTTCGATGGCGATCCCGTGCAGATTTATGAGCCCCGCGAAGGCGACCCCGTCGTCCCACCCGACGAGCCCACCGGGGCTGGCGAGGAGGAGCCTACGGACGGTATCGTCGTCGATCCACCGCCTCCAGTTGGGCCGGGTGGCGATCCGGAACCTCCGAAAAGATATTACGTTGACGATGTGGAGGTCAGCGTCGCCATCGAACGCGTCCAATACCTCGACGCTGATGGCCGACTCATTACCGAGTCGCTCACCGACTACACCCGCAAGACCGTCCACAAGTCCTTTGCCACGCTCGACGACTTCCTCACCCGGTGGAACTCCGCCGACCAGAAGAATGCGCTCATCAAAGAGCTGGCCGCTCAAGGGATTTTTCTCGACGAGCTGGCGGCGCAAGTCGGGGCTGACTACGACGCTTTCGATCTCATCTGCCACGTCGCCTACAATCAGCCGCCGCTCACCCGTCAGGAGCGCGCCGATGGGGTCAAGAAGCGCGATGTCTTCGGCAAATACGGTGACAAGGCGCGCGCCGTCCTCGAAGCGCTACTCAAGAAATATGCCGACAGAGGCATCCAGACCATGGAATCCATGGAGATTCTCAACGTCGACCCTCTTCGGGATTTCGGCACACCTATCGAAATTGTCCAGCTTTTCGGTGGAAAAGCAGCCTACCGCGCTGCGATCCACCATCTCGAAAACGCCCTTTACGCCACTGCAGCCTGA
- a CDS encoding cysteine dioxygenase family protein, translating into MLTLDFPGSRTLIDAIDAAVVKPTTHELTDSLRHSLCKLIRDNAVTLPECVFEANPDHYARRELYRSEEHGYCVVAMTWGPGQGTPIHDHDGMWCVEGVWNGALEIVQYELLEHDAQRYCFQPVGSIQAGAGSAGSLIPPHEYHSIRNPSDSAVTVSLHVYSGPMTRCSVFQPLPEDRWYGRDVRQLGLDRVH; encoded by the coding sequence ATGCTTACCCTGGACTTCCCCGGCAGCCGCACCCTGATCGACGCGATCGACGCCGCCGTGGTCAAGCCGACCACCCACGAGCTCACCGACAGCCTGCGCCACAGCCTGTGCAAGCTGATCCGCGACAACGCCGTCACCCTGCCCGAGTGCGTGTTCGAGGCCAACCCCGACCACTACGCCCGCCGCGAGTTGTACCGCAGCGAGGAACACGGCTACTGCGTGGTGGCGATGACCTGGGGACCAGGCCAGGGCACGCCGATCCACGACCACGACGGCATGTGGTGCGTCGAGGGCGTGTGGAACGGCGCGCTGGAAATCGTGCAGTACGAGCTGCTGGAGCACGACGCGCAGCGCTACTGCTTCCAGCCGGTCGGCTCGATCCAGGCCGGCGCCGGCTCGGCCGGCAGCCTGATCCCGCCGCACGAATACCACAGCATCCGCAACCCCAGCGACAGCGCGGTCACCGTCAGCCTGCACGTCTATTCCGGCCCGATGACCCGCTGCTCGGTGTTCCAGCCGCTGCCGGAAGACCGCTGGTACGGCCGCGACGTGCGCCAGCTGGGTCTCGACCGCGTGCACTGA